One Candidatus Binataceae bacterium genomic region harbors:
- a CDS encoding glycine--tRNA ligase: protein MEKLVNVCKRRGIVFPTSDIYGGLGSTFDYGPLGVEIKRNVKEAWWREMVQYRSDVLGLDSAIFQHPRTWEASGHLQNFTDPLVDCKSCKQRFRADHIQGTKCPECGGELTEARQFNLMFKTFMGPVEDTASTVYLRPETAQGIFANFENIVDTQRVKLPFGVAQIGKSFRNEITPGNFIFRTREFEQMEMEFFIKPDRDEEETWYRYWVDFRFNWHVKYGIKKDHLRARAHATDELSHYSSGTTDIEFLYPFGWGELEGVAKRGSFDLDQHAKASGHDLTYFDEEAKQRYRPWVIEPALGVDRSMLAFLLDSYDEDVVENEERIVLRLDPRLAPIKVAVYPLLRKAGQPEKAIAVRDALKRHFTVAYDQAGSIGRRYRRQDEVGTPFGVTIDHQSMEDDTVTLRDRDTMTQDRVPIATLIDELTKRIGWNS, encoded by the coding sequence ATGGAAAAACTGGTTAACGTCTGCAAGCGCCGCGGCATCGTCTTTCCCACCAGCGACATCTACGGCGGCCTCGGCTCGACCTTCGACTACGGTCCGCTGGGAGTCGAGATCAAGCGCAACGTCAAAGAGGCGTGGTGGCGCGAGATGGTGCAGTATCGCAGCGACGTGCTGGGCCTCGACTCGGCGATTTTCCAGCATCCGCGGACCTGGGAAGCCTCCGGTCATCTGCAAAATTTCACCGACCCGCTGGTCGATTGCAAAAGCTGCAAGCAGCGCTTTCGCGCCGATCATATCCAGGGTACCAAGTGCCCCGAATGCGGGGGCGAGTTGACCGAGGCGCGCCAGTTCAACCTGATGTTCAAGACCTTTATGGGCCCGGTCGAGGACACCGCGAGTACGGTCTACCTGCGCCCCGAAACCGCGCAGGGAATTTTTGCCAACTTCGAGAACATCGTAGATACACAACGAGTCAAACTGCCGTTCGGCGTGGCGCAGATCGGAAAATCGTTCCGCAACGAGATCACGCCCGGCAATTTCATTTTCCGCACCCGCGAGTTCGAGCAGATGGAGATGGAATTCTTCATCAAGCCCGACCGCGACGAAGAGGAAACCTGGTATCGCTACTGGGTCGATTTTCGTTTCAACTGGCACGTCAAGTACGGAATCAAAAAGGATCACCTGCGCGCGCGAGCGCATGCGACCGATGAGCTGTCGCATTATTCGAGCGGCACCACGGATATCGAATTTCTCTATCCGTTCGGCTGGGGTGAGCTCGAAGGCGTCGCCAAACGCGGCAGCTTCGATCTCGATCAGCATGCGAAGGCCAGCGGCCATGATCTCACGTACTTCGACGAGGAAGCGAAGCAGCGCTACCGTCCGTGGGTGATCGAGCCGGCGCTCGGCGTCGATCGCTCGATGCTCGCGTTTTTGCTTGATTCCTACGACGAAGACGTGGTCGAGAACGAAGAGCGTATCGTGCTGCGCCTCGATCCGCGGCTCGCGCCGATCAAGGTCGCGGTATATCCGCTGCTGCGCAAAGCGGGACAGCCCGAAAAGGCGATCGCCGTGCGCGATGCGCTGAAGCGCCATTTCACCGTCGCTTACGATCAGGCGGGATCGATCGGCCGCCGTTATCGCCGCCAGGATGAAGTCGGCACGCCGTTCGGCGTCACGATCGATCATCAATCGATGGAAGACGACACGGTGACACTACGCGATCGCGATACAATGACGCAGGATCGCGTCCCGATCGCGACGCTTATCGACGAACTGACCAAGAGAATCGGCTGGAACAGCTAG
- a CDS encoding alpha/beta hydrolase — MPLDPQAKAMMDQMGAVGGPQIQDLSPTDARKVTAAGFMIPPALLEHPAKIENRKIPGPASEIPVRIYTPEGNGPFPILVFYHGGGWVIGDLETHDGPCRYLTNHAKCVTVAVDYRLAPEHKFPAGVEDCWAALRWVAANAASINGDPKRIAVGGDSAGGNLSAVISQLARDAGAPKLVFQMLIYPATEAELDTESHKTLRDYFLTAESIKWFWGHYLRSPADKKDPRIAPALTKDLKGLPPALVITAEFDPLRDEGEAYGKRLQAAGVPVTITRYDGMIHGFYSFYHVLDKGKQALAQSAAALKEALGS, encoded by the coding sequence ATGCCGCTCGACCCGCAAGCCAAAGCAATGATGGATCAGATGGGCGCCGTTGGCGGTCCGCAGATCCAGGATCTCTCGCCCACCGACGCGCGCAAGGTTACCGCCGCCGGTTTCATGATTCCGCCCGCGCTGCTGGAGCATCCGGCGAAGATTGAGAATCGCAAGATTCCCGGTCCGGCAAGCGAAATCCCGGTGCGAATATACACGCCGGAGGGCAACGGCCCGTTTCCGATTCTCGTTTTCTATCACGGCGGCGGATGGGTCATCGGCGATCTCGAAACACACGACGGGCCGTGCCGCTACCTGACGAATCATGCGAAATGTGTGACGGTCGCGGTCGATTATCGGCTGGCGCCAGAGCATAAGTTTCCGGCCGGCGTCGAGGATTGCTGGGCCGCGCTCAGGTGGGTTGCAGCTAACGCCGCGTCGATCAATGGCGACCCGAAGCGCATCGCGGTTGGCGGCGATAGCGCGGGCGGGAATCTGTCGGCCGTGATTTCGCAGCTCGCGCGCGATGCTGGCGCGCCGAAGCTCGTCTTCCAGATGCTCATCTATCCGGCGACCGAGGCGGAACTCGATACCGAATCGCACAAGACGCTGCGTGACTACTTTCTGACGGCAGAATCGATCAAATGGTTTTGGGGTCACTATTTGCGCAGCCCGGCAGACAAGAAAGATCCGCGTATCGCGCCCGCGCTCACGAAGGATCTGAAAGGCTTGCCCCCGGCGCTCGTGATTACGGCGGAATTCGATCCGCTGCGCGACGAAGGCGAGGCGTACGGCAAACGTTTGCAGGCCGCGGGAGTGCCGGTAACGATCACACGCTACGACGGCATGATCCACGGCTTCTACTCGTTCTACCACGTCCTCGATAAGGGCAAGCAGGCGCTGGCGCAATCAGCCGCCGCACTCAAAGAGGCCCTCGGCAGCTAG
- a CDS encoding ABC transporter permease, whose protein sequence is MNRPVSAAEPRAQLKLAREDLDPSAASFDRLHKRIFATTSHGTISLDLSAVGEATLDELAVLARLADDAKARDVDLQIVGWPPELIGGIENASRALLSEEAALAPYEPVLERVGESALRVAADWEGWGAYLYNAVNAIVVDPLVGRRWKFDAIFDQMYLVGVRGTPIVVFISLLVGVVLALNGASQLRQFGAAIFIANLVAVSVAREMGPLITAVIVAGRSGAAMAAELGTMVVAEEIDAMRTMALDPNRYLLAPRVIALMIVVPCLTVASDLFAIGGGYMVGISMGLGAGNYIRQTAQAIVVGDVLTGLFKSLIFSALIGLISCYEGLRVSGGAQGVGAATTNAVVSSIISCIAADAVFTLVFYLTN, encoded by the coding sequence GTGAACCGACCCGTCTCTGCGGCCGAACCCCGCGCGCAGCTCAAGCTCGCACGCGAAGACCTCGATCCTTCCGCGGCGAGTTTCGATCGGCTGCATAAAAGAATTTTCGCAACCACTTCGCACGGAACGATCAGCCTCGATCTGAGCGCGGTCGGCGAGGCTACGCTCGACGAGCTGGCGGTGCTCGCGCGACTCGCCGACGATGCGAAGGCGCGCGACGTCGATCTGCAAATCGTCGGATGGCCGCCCGAGTTGATCGGCGGAATCGAGAACGCCTCCAGGGCGCTTCTTTCCGAGGAAGCCGCACTCGCGCCATACGAACCGGTCCTCGAGCGCGTGGGAGAATCGGCCCTGCGCGTCGCGGCGGATTGGGAAGGGTGGGGCGCCTACCTCTACAATGCGGTCAATGCAATCGTCGTCGATCCGCTCGTCGGCCGACGATGGAAATTCGACGCGATCTTCGATCAGATGTACCTGGTTGGCGTGCGCGGGACGCCGATCGTCGTCTTCATCTCGCTGCTCGTCGGGGTCGTGCTCGCGCTCAACGGCGCGAGCCAGTTGCGGCAGTTCGGCGCCGCGATCTTTATCGCTAACCTGGTCGCCGTCTCGGTCGCTCGCGAGATGGGGCCGCTGATCACGGCCGTGATTGTCGCCGGGCGCTCGGGTGCGGCGATGGCGGCGGAGCTCGGCACGATGGTTGTCGCGGAAGAGATCGATGCGATGCGCACGATGGCGCTGGACCCGAATCGCTACCTGCTGGCGCCGCGCGTGATCGCGCTTATGATCGTTGTGCCGTGCCTGACCGTCGCAAGCGATCTGTTCGCGATTGGCGGCGGCTACATGGTCGGTATCAGCATGGGTCTTGGCGCGGGAAATTATATCAGGCAGACGGCGCAGGCGATCGTGGTGGGCGACGTGCTGACGGGCCTTTTCAAGAGTCTCATCTTCTCGGCGCTAATCGGCCTCATTTCGTGCTACGAAGGTCTGCGCGTGAGCGGCGGCGCGCAGGGCGTCGGCGCGGCAACAACCAACGCGGTGGTCTCCTCGATAATCTCGTGTATCGCTGCTGACGCGGTGTTTACGCTGGTCTTCTACCTCACGAATTGA
- the ppdK gene encoding pyruvate, phosphate dikinase produces MGRIHPEIFFFGAGVAEGRAAMRDLLGGKGANLAEMASLKLPVPPGFTISTRVCNYYYDHDSKYPKKLDKGVAKSVERIEKALDRKFGDATKPLLVSVRSGARVSMPGMMDTVLNLGLTDETVKGLETDSQNPRFAWDSYRRFCQMYGDVVLKLKPENKNDPDPFEELIDKKKESRHVTEDVDLSVDDLKELVQEFRALIRKRVGRDIPQDPNEQLWEAIGAVFGSWNNDRAIAYRKFNNIPGDWGTAVTVQSMVFGNLGPDCATGVAFTRDPGTGEKGIYGEFLQNAQGEDVVAGIRTPHPISVKAGKVAAQRERLSESERMEKYATLEESFPEVYKELLRIASRLEKHFRDCQDMEFTIERNRLFMLQTRNGKRTAEAAVRIAVDMADEKLIDKKTALGRVEPDQLEQFLHPRLDPRVEKKVIARGLPASPGAVNGEVVFSADEAVAVSEAGRKVILVRAETSPEDIHGMQVAQGILTARGGMTSHAAVVARGMGKCCVAGCSALDIDYSAGTMSANGVTIHRGEYITLDGTAGEVIEGRVPTVDPEMPSYFEKFMGWADKERRLGVRANADTPHDAKVARAFGAEGIGLCRTEHMFFESNRIDAVREMILAQNAKDRAKALAKILPMQRDDFVGILKAMEGLPVTIRLLDPPLHEFLPKEDEEIRELAGKIGTTPEKLKAARDNLFEFNPMLGHRGSRLGISFPEIYKAQARAILEAACQLKKKNVKVIPEIMLPLIGERKEFEILAADIREVADEVMKQSGEKVHYTIGTMIEVPRACVTADQIAAVADFFSFGTNDLTQMTYGLSRDDSVRFLQDYLDRGVYKRDPFQGLDASGVADLMRIAIERGRKANKKIKLGICGEHGGDPASVKLCHRLGLDYVSCSPYRIPVARLAAAQAAIESKQKKAAFKDV; encoded by the coding sequence ATGGGTCGCATACATCCTGAGATCTTCTTCTTCGGCGCCGGAGTGGCGGAAGGCCGCGCTGCGATGCGCGATTTGCTGGGCGGCAAGGGCGCGAACCTGGCCGAGATGGCGTCACTGAAGCTGCCCGTACCGCCGGGCTTCACGATCTCAACGCGCGTCTGCAATTACTATTACGATCACGATTCCAAGTATCCGAAGAAGCTCGACAAGGGCGTCGCCAAGAGCGTCGAGCGAATCGAAAAAGCCCTCGATCGCAAGTTCGGCGACGCGACGAAGCCGCTGCTGGTCTCGGTGCGATCGGGCGCGCGCGTTTCAATGCCTGGAATGATGGACACCGTGCTTAACCTCGGCCTCACCGACGAGACGGTGAAGGGGCTCGAGACCGACAGCCAGAATCCGCGCTTCGCCTGGGACTCGTACCGGCGCTTCTGCCAGATGTACGGCGACGTCGTGCTCAAGCTGAAGCCCGAGAACAAGAACGATCCTGATCCTTTCGAGGAGCTGATCGACAAGAAGAAGGAATCGCGCCACGTTACCGAGGATGTCGATCTCAGCGTCGACGATCTCAAGGAGCTGGTGCAGGAATTCCGTGCGTTGATTCGCAAGCGCGTCGGCCGCGACATCCCACAGGATCCCAACGAGCAGCTCTGGGAGGCGATCGGCGCGGTGTTCGGCTCGTGGAACAACGACCGCGCGATCGCGTATCGCAAGTTCAACAATATCCCGGGCGATTGGGGCACTGCCGTCACCGTGCAATCGATGGTCTTCGGCAACCTCGGTCCCGATTGCGCTACGGGCGTCGCATTCACACGCGATCCGGGCACCGGAGAGAAGGGCATCTACGGCGAATTCCTGCAAAACGCGCAGGGCGAAGACGTCGTCGCCGGAATCCGCACGCCGCATCCGATCAGCGTCAAGGCGGGCAAGGTCGCTGCGCAGCGCGAGCGGCTTAGCGAGTCGGAGCGCATGGAAAAATACGCGACACTCGAGGAGTCGTTCCCCGAGGTCTACAAGGAACTCCTCAGGATTGCGTCGCGTCTCGAAAAGCATTTTCGCGATTGCCAGGACATGGAGTTCACGATCGAGCGCAATCGCCTCTTCATGCTGCAGACCCGCAACGGCAAGCGCACGGCAGAAGCGGCGGTGCGAATTGCGGTTGACATGGCGGACGAGAAGCTCATCGACAAGAAGACCGCGCTGGGCCGCGTCGAGCCCGATCAGCTCGAACAGTTTCTGCACCCGCGGCTCGATCCGCGCGTCGAGAAGAAAGTGATCGCGCGGGGCTTGCCCGCGTCGCCCGGCGCCGTCAACGGCGAAGTCGTTTTCTCCGCCGATGAAGCCGTCGCCGTCTCGGAGGCCGGACGCAAAGTGATCCTGGTCCGCGCCGAGACTTCGCCCGAGGACATCCACGGGATGCAAGTCGCGCAGGGAATCCTCACTGCTCGCGGCGGCATGACGAGTCACGCCGCCGTCGTCGCGCGCGGTATGGGCAAGTGTTGCGTCGCGGGATGCTCGGCGCTCGACATTGACTACAGCGCCGGCACCATGTCGGCGAACGGCGTCACGATTCATCGCGGCGAGTACATCACGCTCGACGGTACAGCCGGCGAAGTGATCGAGGGCAGGGTGCCGACGGTCGATCCCGAGATGCCGTCGTATTTCGAGAAGTTCATGGGCTGGGCGGACAAGGAGCGCCGTCTGGGAGTGCGGGCCAACGCCGACACGCCGCACGATGCGAAAGTTGCGCGCGCGTTCGGTGCAGAGGGTATCGGCCTCTGCCGCACTGAGCACATGTTCTTCGAGTCGAACCGCATCGACGCGGTACGTGAGATGATCCTGGCGCAGAACGCCAAGGATCGCGCGAAGGCGCTGGCGAAAATTCTGCCGATGCAACGCGACGACTTCGTCGGCATTCTGAAGGCGATGGAAGGCCTGCCGGTTACGATTCGGCTTCTCGATCCGCCGCTGCATGAGTTCCTGCCCAAGGAAGACGAAGAGATCAGAGAGCTCGCAGGCAAGATCGGCACGACGCCAGAAAAACTGAAGGCGGCGCGCGACAACCTGTTCGAGTTCAATCCGATGCTCGGCCATCGCGGCTCGCGCCTTGGCATCAGCTTCCCCGAAATTTACAAGGCGCAGGCGCGCGCGATCCTCGAAGCGGCATGCCAGCTCAAGAAAAAGAACGTGAAGGTGATACCGGAGATCATGCTGCCGCTCATCGGCGAGCGCAAAGAGTTCGAGATCCTGGCCGCCGATATCCGCGAAGTCGCCGACGAGGTCATGAAGCAGAGCGGCGAAAAGGTGCACTATACGATCGGCACGATGATCGAAGTGCCGCGTGCCTGCGTCACCGCCGATCAGATCGCCGCGGTCGCGGACTTCTTCTCGTTCGGCACCAACGACCTGACTCAGATGACCTATGGTCTGTCGCGCGATGACTCGGTGAGGTTCCTGCAGGATTATCTCGATCGGGGCGTCTACAAGCGCGACCCCTTCCAAGGCCTCGATGCAAGCGGCGTCGCGGATCTCATGCGCATCGCAATCGAACGCGGCCGCAAAGCCAACAAGAAAATCAAACTCGGCATCTGCGGCGAGCACGGTGGCGATCCCGCCAGCGTAAAACTCTGCCACCGCCTCGGCCTCGACTACGTGTCATGCTCGCCCTACCGAATCCCCGTAGCGAGACTGGCCGCCGCGCAGGCCGCGATCGAGTCGAAGCAAAAGAAAGCCGCCTTCAAGGACGTCTAA
- a CDS encoding AarF/ABC1/UbiB kinase family protein, translating to MSERRNPLTSGRVRRAIKIGELTSQVGSSYLWNQLRRPFLNGPARERELLDTHIRNARRIVESSKQLRGAFMKLIQMLSMRHDLLPSEALDVLSATQSNVPPMSYAMISEQIRKEIGKRPELLFRRFEQTAFAAASLGQVHRATLKDGTEVAVKVQYPGVDKTVAEDLQNLKLLLRTLQAIGRDVMRQKIDTAAIYKELDQRLREELDYVSEARNMADFGQLLEGDDEIVVPRCIENLSSRRVLTMTYVDGYGLADVLNPAVDLELRSWVARKMHVLAWRQVLEFGMLHTDFHPGNYVVSHHPRLGMLDFGSIRRFTEPVRKANLQVARAIVSGDDDSLGAAMMKLGYLDRDQDPAPMVEIMHILFEPMIVDREFDPAEYDTVAKATKVGEIALQNRLYKSPAHSVFTIRALVGLEGITRGLGVTANYHRIFAACLRNIPG from the coding sequence GTGAGCGAGCGGCGCAATCCTCTGACCAGCGGCCGCGTGCGGCGCGCGATCAAGATCGGCGAGCTCACGTCGCAGGTCGGCAGCAGCTACCTGTGGAACCAGCTCCGCCGTCCCTTTTTGAATGGGCCCGCGCGCGAGCGCGAACTGCTCGACACTCATATCCGCAACGCGCGCCGAATCGTCGAGAGCTCCAAGCAGCTTCGCGGCGCGTTCATGAAGCTGATCCAGATGCTCTCGATGCGACACGATTTGCTGCCGAGCGAGGCGCTCGACGTCCTCAGCGCGACGCAATCGAACGTGCCGCCGATGAGCTACGCGATGATCTCCGAACAGATCCGCAAGGAGATCGGCAAGCGCCCCGAGCTGCTGTTCCGCCGCTTCGAGCAGACCGCCTTTGCCGCCGCATCGCTCGGCCAGGTGCATCGCGCGACCCTCAAGGACGGTACCGAAGTTGCCGTCAAGGTGCAGTATCCGGGAGTGGACAAGACCGTAGCCGAGGATTTGCAGAATCTAAAGCTCCTGCTCCGCACGCTGCAGGCCATTGGGCGCGACGTGATGCGCCAGAAGATCGACACGGCGGCGATCTACAAGGAGCTCGACCAGCGGCTGCGCGAAGAGCTCGACTACGTCAGCGAAGCGCGCAACATGGCCGACTTCGGGCAGCTGCTCGAGGGCGACGATGAGATCGTCGTGCCGCGATGCATCGAGAATCTCAGCTCGCGCCGGGTGCTCACCATGACTTACGTCGACGGCTACGGACTCGCCGACGTGCTGAACCCGGCGGTCGATCTCGAGTTGCGCTCGTGGGTCGCGCGCAAGATGCACGTGCTGGCGTGGCGGCAGGTGCTCGAATTCGGCATGCTGCATACCGATTTTCATCCCGGCAACTACGTCGTCAGTCATCATCCGCGCCTCGGCATGCTCGACTTCGGCTCGATTCGCCGCTTTACCGAGCCGGTGCGCAAAGCGAATCTCCAGGTGGCAAGGGCGATAGTGAGCGGCGATGACGACTCGCTCGGCGCGGCAATGATGAAGCTCGGCTACCTCGACCGCGACCAGGATCCGGCGCCGATGGTCGAGATCATGCACATCCTGTTCGAGCCGATGATCGTCGACCGCGAATTTGATCCCGCCGAGTACGACACCGTCGCCAAGGCCACCAAGGTCGGCGAGATCGCGCTGCAGAACCGGCTCTACAAGTCGCCTGCTCACAGCGTGTTTACAATTCGCGCGCTGGTCGGCCTCGAAGGGATCACGCGCGGCCTCGGCGTTACGGCCAACTATCACAGGATCTTCGCCGCATGCCTGCGCAACATTCCGGGATAG
- a CDS encoding ATP-binding cassette domain-containing protein → MDELIKVENLVVRYGENTVLDGINLALRRGEILVILGGSGCGKSTLLRHIVGLRQPEGGRVMLFGRDLYGEDDDEREESLKRIGMLFQSGALFNSLTLEENIAMPLIEHRGVAPEVAAVIARMKLAMVGLENAARLLPAEISGGMKKRAGLARALALDPEVLLFDEPSAGLDPVTARALDDLILDLRARLGVGVVVVTHELGSINVIADHAIMLDRGKIIAEGPLVDVRESIDPIVHAFFNREARRENAGTRPIAELLRMVGK, encoded by the coding sequence ATGGACGAGCTGATCAAAGTCGAGAATCTGGTTGTCCGCTACGGCGAGAATACCGTGCTCGACGGGATTAACCTCGCGCTCAGGCGCGGCGAGATTCTCGTGATCCTGGGCGGCAGCGGATGCGGCAAGTCCACGCTGCTGCGCCATATCGTGGGACTGCGCCAGCCCGAGGGCGGGCGCGTGATGCTCTTCGGGCGCGATCTCTATGGCGAGGACGACGACGAGCGCGAAGAAAGCCTCAAGCGCATCGGGATGCTTTTCCAGAGCGGGGCGCTGTTCAACTCGCTGACGCTCGAAGAGAACATCGCGATGCCGCTGATTGAGCATCGCGGCGTCGCGCCCGAGGTGGCAGCCGTAATCGCGCGAATGAAACTCGCGATGGTAGGCCTCGAGAACGCCGCGCGTCTGCTGCCGGCCGAGATCAGCGGCGGAATGAAAAAACGCGCCGGTCTCGCCCGGGCGCTCGCGCTCGATCCCGAGGTGCTGCTGTTCGACGAGCCGTCGGCCGGCCTCGATCCCGTGACGGCGCGCGCGCTCGACGATCTGATTCTCGATCTGCGCGCCCGGCTTGGCGTGGGAGTCGTCGTGGTGACCCATGAGCTCGGCAGTATCAACGTGATAGCCGACCACGCGATCATGCTCGATCGCGGCAAGATCATCGCCGAAGGCCCGCTGGTCGATGTTCGCGAGAGCATCGATCCCATCGTGCATGCATTTTTCAATCGCGAAGCGCGCCGCGAGAACGCTGGCACCCGTCCGATAGCGGAATTGCTAAGAATGGTCGGCAAATGA
- a CDS encoding MlaD family protein, which produces MTIKRERTLIVGVFVAGTAVILLLALFWIAGARFFRPVANYTVLFNGSVSGLVAGAPVQLNGVQVGRVADIDLTEDVPPQVEVNIEVKPRTPIQRNTIAKLAGNIVTGIRYIELSGGTAQAGTLPEDGTLHGDQQSLADLQAQASQVTQETYDLIAALKHDTLNHQNRLALGDMIQNMSVVSKNLRLVTDRIAAKNRLDELDQTLSNINSASAEIKQAAYHANGTIETLQDRAGATFRNFNNTLDKMNMTLANAQVMINSANSLIDRNTFHIDHALLNIDRLSQHLDETIETIQADPSVMVWGSRVSDRETEK; this is translated from the coding sequence ATGACGATAAAACGTGAACGCACTCTGATTGTCGGCGTATTCGTAGCCGGGACGGCGGTGATTCTTTTGCTCGCCCTGTTCTGGATCGCGGGCGCGCGATTCTTTCGGCCCGTCGCGAACTACACTGTCCTCTTCAATGGGTCCGTGAGCGGATTGGTGGCTGGAGCTCCCGTGCAGCTCAACGGTGTGCAGGTCGGACGGGTCGCCGATATCGATTTGACCGAGGACGTTCCGCCGCAGGTGGAAGTCAACATCGAAGTCAAGCCGCGCACTCCAATCCAGCGCAACACAATTGCCAAGCTCGCCGGCAACATCGTAACTGGTATCCGCTATATCGAGCTCTCCGGCGGCACCGCTCAGGCCGGCACGCTGCCGGAGGACGGCACGCTTCACGGCGATCAGCAATCACTCGCCGATCTGCAAGCGCAGGCGTCTCAGGTCACGCAGGAGACGTACGATCTGATCGCCGCGCTCAAGCATGACACGCTCAACCATCAGAATCGCCTTGCGCTTGGCGACATGATTCAGAACATGAGCGTGGTGTCGAAGAACCTGCGCCTCGTTACGGATCGAATCGCGGCGAAGAATCGCCTCGACGAGCTCGACCAGACGCTATCGAACATCAACAGCGCGAGCGCGGAAATCAAGCAAGCGGCGTATCACGCCAACGGCACGATCGAGACGCTCCAGGATCGCGCTGGCGCCACCTTCCGCAACTTCAACAATACGCTCGACAAGATGAACATGACGCTGGCGAACGCGCAGGTCATGATCAACTCAGCCAACTCGCTTATCGATCGCAACACGTTTCATATCGATCATGCGCTGCTCAACATCGATCGCCTCTCACAACATCTCGATGAGACGATCGAAACGATCCAGGCCGATCCGTCAGTGATGGTATGGGGCAGCCGCGTTTCGGATCGGGAGACCGAGAAGTGA
- a CDS encoding metallophosphoesterase family protein — MRIGLISDTHIPEACEHLPPRVFEVLAGVDMVMHAGDVYVNRVLDELTRIAPVVAALGNGDEGLDGHKHKLDVDDERVREAHLFEIEGVRIGLVHAIPTPDETSEEVFRRAIDRHFGGPVNVIVQGHSHVEGVVRFGDTLVVNPGSATLPRNLVDVPGTVAILEIKDGGAVSAEIISLA, encoded by the coding sequence ATGCGAATCGGCCTCATTTCTGACACTCACATTCCCGAAGCCTGCGAGCATCTGCCGCCGCGCGTGTTCGAGGTGCTCGCCGGTGTCGACATGGTGATGCATGCCGGCGACGTGTACGTAAATCGCGTGCTCGACGAGCTGACCCGTATCGCGCCGGTTGTGGCGGCGCTCGGCAACGGCGATGAGGGCCTCGACGGGCACAAGCACAAGCTCGATGTTGACGACGAGCGCGTGCGCGAGGCGCATCTGTTCGAGATCGAGGGCGTGCGGATCGGGCTCGTGCACGCGATTCCAACGCCCGACGAAACGTCCGAGGAAGTTTTCCGCCGCGCGATCGATCGGCATTTCGGCGGCCCCGTGAATGTGATCGTGCAGGGCCACAGTCACGTCGAAGGCGTCGTGCGCTTTGGCGATACGTTGGTAGTTAATCCCGGCAGCGCGACGCTGCCGCGTAATCTGGTCGATGTGCCCGGCACGGTCGCGATCCTCGAGATCAAGGATGGCGGCGCGGTGTCGGCAGAAATCATCAGCCTCGCCTGA
- a CDS encoding ABC-type transport auxiliary lipoprotein family protein — MSRAALQIAACAIALGTAAGCSAVMARKIPETHRYQLVTQPISTTVPSEVRLEVRAVSGGAPYQDTGLALQTSEYRIDSYRFHRWIAPPTDMVGDRIKSIVYAPSSAAPTPLDAPTAVLEADILAFQQVQEKNGQSSGLVDIQFCLYPSGVFQRALWCRELKKDTPAASDGPEAAAAAINASLNDVLQQFASALPSAVAEIPRSQSPAPAAQGPM; from the coding sequence GTGAGCCGAGCCGCTCTGCAGATCGCAGCGTGCGCGATCGCGCTTGGCACGGCCGCAGGATGTTCCGCGGTGATGGCGCGCAAAATCCCGGAAACGCATCGCTATCAGCTTGTTACGCAGCCGATCTCAACCACGGTGCCGTCTGAAGTGCGGCTCGAAGTGCGAGCGGTTTCCGGTGGCGCGCCCTACCAGGACACGGGGCTGGCATTGCAAACCTCCGAGTATCGCATCGATTCGTACCGCTTCCATCGATGGATCGCGCCGCCGACAGATATGGTGGGCGATCGAATCAAGTCGATCGTCTACGCGCCATCGTCCGCGGCGCCGACTCCGCTCGACGCGCCGACTGCCGTGCTGGAGGCGGACATTCTCGCTTTTCAGCAAGTTCAGGAGAAAAATGGTCAGTCCTCCGGACTTGTCGATATTCAATTCTGCCTTTATCCGAGCGGGGTCTTTCAGCGCGCGCTATGGTGCCGCGAGCTGAAGAAGGACACTCCCGCCGCGTCGGACGGACCCGAGGCCGCGGCCGCGGCGATCAACGCGTCGCTCAACGATGTACTCCAGCAATTCGCATCCGCACTGCCCAGCGCGGTCGCGGAGATTCCACGCTCGCAGTCGCCCGCTCCCGCCGCGCAAGGACCGATGTGA